The Octopus sinensis unplaced genomic scaffold, ASM634580v1 Contig18363, whole genome shotgun sequence sequence CTTATTCGAGGTGTTGGCGAGGTAAACAGAAGATTCTTCATTGGCTCCTATTACTTTAATGCTTACAGGATGGTATACTTCGTCCGGTGTGATTTCAATCTATTGTAACTGAGAACTAGAAGccttagaaatttagtatttttagCTAGGAAACTTAGCATTTGTTGAGAGCTCCAACCTGTactcataatataaatataaacatacaataaatataaatatatacataatataaatataaaaatagacgcaggaatggctgtgtggtatgtagcttgcttaccaaccatatggttcagggttcattcccactgcgtggcacattgggcaagtgtcttctactatagccttgggccaaccaaagccttgccagtggatttggtaggcggtaactgaaaggcggtgagctggcagacacgttagcgcgccgggcgaaatgcttagcggtattttgtctgccgttacgttctgagttcaaatgctgccgaggtcgactttgcctttcatcctttcgggggtcgataaattaagtaccagttacgcactggggttgatgtaatcgacttaatacctatgtctgtccttgtttgtcccctctgtgtttagccccttgtgggtaataaagaaataggtaactgaaagaagcccgtcgtataaatatatatatatagctgacatggaggataaaagccatctgaatattggaaatgagtTGTATCATGAGGATACTCACTGGATATCAAAATGTTCGACACCATGACTgatgctcaatgctctgtgaactcTATAAAGGCTGTTAGGCCCGCAAGAAGGGATACAGCAAGGGTTCTGACTGCGTCTGATCGCCGAAATTCATCCAACAACTGTAGGAAAAGGTGATGGAAGATCCAAGCCAAAGAATTCGGGCTTTGCTTATTTCAATCACCATCATGATGTTGGCCGTGATTGGAGACCTTCGCTACAACTTGTACAAGGAGTGCAAGGAACAAATTCCAACAGATAATGCCAAGAAGAACCGCTTGACGAAGTCAAAGAATCTCCCGACAAGTTGAGGTTTCATGATGAGCCGAGGATTTTGTTCTTAGATGAAAACAATTCTGCTCTGATCATTTGCACAGCACCCTGAACAATATGATGTCTCACGTATCCTGAAAACTAAGTGTCCCCGAACTGGTATTGTCTTTGGGTGTATCTCAAGTGAGGGTGGGGGTCATGCCACCACACATCTTTGAACAGGATCTTAGGCTCAATTCAGTCGGCTAAGGGAAGCTGCTGGAGATTGTGATCAAAACATGGCTGGAGAGGGTTGTttctggaaggccatatgtgtggaaTCAAGGTTCGGTTCCTTGCCTTGCCATACCCCCAGAAAGATTCAGAAGCGGTTGACGAAGAATTTCTACGTCTTCGCCAGCCCCAGTCTCTGACCACTTAATTTCGCTccttgtaatcccatggattactgtgTGTGACACGTTTGAGAAAGACACCAGCTAAGGCCGAGCTGATGGCCAAGATCATCAAGGAGGTGTCCGAACACCTTCCCAGCGACACATTGAAGAACGCATGCGTCAGGTTCCGGAGCTGTCCTGAGGCAGTGGTGCAAGATGAgggcagctactttgagtaaTATAGTTGCTATTtatggattaaaaaaaatatttttgtcgttgattgtgttttcttttcctttcatgcaAACTACCACATTGATACCGAACATCCTGTAAATGCGATCCTTTATTTTTCAGACCAGAATCAGTATACTTCTGCAATGACAAGAAGATTTGAATTAAACAATGTACAGGAGAAGAAATCAGTGGTTGTTAGAAGTAGAATAGAATGTGCTGCATTTGCTCTCCGTGAAAAATCAACTTCACTCAAATACAACGAAGATAGTAAAATATGCACCATCTACGATGGAAGCAGCGGCAACAATATCCAATGTCAGGATAATAAGTGGTGTTACTCTAACATTTAAGAAGCCATTGGGATTGTTATGGTTTATATTGCAGTTAATGATATTTCACCCCAACATTAGTCGAAACATACAGTGAATTAACTTCGCCGAGGTATTCAAAAAGTTTCGCGAGCAGTAGAAATTGCTTGTGGTAATTGATgaataggatcttttccttttgaacggcagttttcaacacaaattctagttaactaaacactgtaaaacttcgtatactggtagaatgtgtcaaaataaaacattttttctcttggctttcttgagaaaattgtaatttgtaagtttaacgttgtttaatctttcgaattttaaccaatgaatcatctctattttattttgacacattctaccagtatacgaagtttaaaagtgtttagttaactagaaattgtgttgaaaactgccgttcaaaaggaaaagatccgatgaATATTTTTTGAAGTCCATATTCCACAGGAGTTGGTAAATATATTGTGGCCCCTTTAATTATCTTACCTATTGCCAGGTAAGATTGAACTACTTCCCTTTCTGTACGTCAGTAATGTCTTTAAAACTTTAAATGAGTAAGTTTGCATTGTTTACTTCAcctttagaaatatatttcatattattgatatgataccatgttgtttttactTCAAAGCACTGATTCGCaattataaaatcaaataaactataaatatataaacactgccGGTGAGACTTTTTAAATGACTGTATTTAATTTTTCGAAAAAGGTAGTTTAGAATCCTATCACAGTGTTTTGTCACAGTGAAAAAAACTTCGACAGAAATATGTGAAAActatgtaatttcttttttatttctaattttcgtttttcttttttctttttgtttctagttttcttttccttttttatttttgttcttaaaaATAAAGGAATGTTGAAACAAcaatttttatgttcaaacagtaGATTTGAATGTATTCATTTTGCTTCGgcattgaagagagagagagagagagagagagagagagagagagagagagagagagagagagagagaatggatagCCAAGACTCTTGAGTTGAAACATGTACAAGAGTAAAGGAGTGAGACAAAATAAAGCTTTGTTATGTGTAAAGAGGTCATGTACTTTAACGGCTCCATATCTTATCGAGCAAAACAGAAAATGTACAaatcaaaacaagagaaaaataaagaaatgaagttagtttTTCCAGAGTAAAATTTAGTGAAAATAGTTTTATTGCACTGAAGCCGCCTCTTGCCATGCGGCAATGAACAAATGagctttcattttattatatttattaataataattaggtATATTTATTAGCAATTACCTGACGTGGTCATGTCCATAAAACCTGTCTCTTCGTGTTTCTCACGTTCCTTGCCTTTTTACCTCCGTTTATTTTCATATACCCGTATGTAACGACAATGTTTCATCACTTACGTACCAGTTTGTTGGAATTAAATTACTGAATACCTTACGATCGACATAGTGTTTGAAGgctgagaaaatatatttgtgcCATGGATTTCAGAACAGTATGAAAAAGCAAACAGCTGATAAAACTAATTTCTAATGAATGACGTGCAACGCAATCGTGATCGAAACTTTGTTCAGCAAGTAGAAATCCAGCCAATCCCGATAACTGTAACTCGGTCATATTTTTCCTAGGAAATGTGATATAAACATTATCGATTTTATTACAATTAACACTGGAAATTATATTAAGGCACTATGACTCTCTCCTGACTCAACagaatggaaatatattttcattataaaatcTTGGttaaggctaaaaaaaaaaaaaaaagaaagaaatcaggaAAGCTTCTTATATACACTTATAGATACTTCACCGAGTAATCTACTCTAGTTttcttattaatataattttgatagcagagtggttagcacgccggacaaaatgctttacggcatttcgtccgtctttacattctgagttcaaattccgccgaggtcgacagtgcgtttcattcatttggggtcgataaaataagtaccagttgtgcactgcaatcaatgtaatcgacttatcccctccactGAACTTGCAGGCCTTCTACCAACCTTTGAATTGAATATAATTTCGTTGGCTTAAATAGATGTTCATACAGTTCGAATGTGTTCGAAGAATTGGCGATCGTGGATCTCTCACGTTGGATGACGAATATTCAGTACTTCGAATAATCTTCCTAGGTCGGATTTGATGGGGCATATTAGGCGTATTGAAGGTTTAGTAATAATGTTCTTCTTGTGACAAGACGCACTTCGAACAACTGATTTAAATGTTCCCGAATTAACATGCAAAAAACATAATcctttttttctactttaatacTGGAATTTTCGAGCTATGGGTTTTAGTTGTGAGATGAATATGAATCAcaatgtacgaggggcgttcaataagtaatgcctctgacccacttgcagttgtttgatctagctgaaattttgcatgtgcaattatctatatctctatagattaagtggtaaattacagctctgaactaattgtggtttctgatttacaggtgtttgaactgagtcaagtgtgaaatgaagcctgttgagtgtcgagcagtgatccgctttttatatttgaaaggacgcacaccacgggagacttttgatgaaatgaaagtaacttatggtgatgttgccccatcatatgaccttgtaaaacgctgacattgtgaattcaaacatggtcggaactctgtggaaacagctcccagatctggtcgccccctactgctattgatgaggcatctgtccatcaagttgaggctgccattttggaagatcgacgcataactattcgccaaatagcccatgaggtcaagattagcaCCGGGTCTGTAGAAAccaatcattcatgaccatttgcatatgcaaaaggtgtctgccagatggattcccaggttgctcacaccgtTCCGGAAGCAAGAacacgtcgagtgctcgagggtgaatttggtgatgtgccaagaagatgagtcaacatttttcaaaagactgattacgcaggatgaaacctgggtccatcaccctgatccagagacaaaagcccagtcaatgcagtggaagcaccgtgactcacctcctccaaagaaggcaagggtgcagccctccactaGCAAGGTCATGCTCATAGTCTTCTGGTACCAGGACGGAGtaatgatgacagatttcctggcaaagggtaccacaattacaggagcctattatgcttcacttttgatgaaattaagagaagctatcaaaatcaagaggcggggcaagatcaacaaaggcatcctcctcctgcaggacaacgctccggtccacaactcgatggtcgccagatcagaagcacaggcgtgcggctatgaactcctcccccatgcccctactctcttgaccttgcaccctctgattttcacctcttcccagccatgaagttgtttttgaaaggaaagcgtttcccagatgatgcagccttgatttctgacgtcacatcgtggttggaggaccaagctggggtcttctacaaaaacggtctccagagctgcatcaaacgatcgtagaaatgcgtaactctgggtggtttctatgtagaaaaagactaataactgtgccaagtttcgttgctctactgctatgggaagtgggtcaggggcattacttattgaacgcccctcgtatctgGTGATGTCGCAATTTTTATGACTCACTATTTTGGGGGAATTCCAAGATTGGGAGATGGAAGATAGAAAGATTTTTGCCTGACAAATCAACTTCAGTTGCTAGAGATGCAAAGATACCAATTTTCAGTATTTTAGGAATATCACATTGATTAGTATTAATTTTTCGCTTAACATCATTCTATTAATTTATAATTGTTGCTGAATACGCAAGATTACTTGCTGAAAGTTATTTATTTCAAAGACTATAGACACCACAACCCCCCTAATTGCTATCTTACAATGAAAGAATCAGACAGCAGAAATGTAAGGTAATAggataataataaaggaaaatacCCACCCCATCATAAATCACACAGTATGGTCAGGTCCATGAAAGTGAAAACAGAAAAGCTCAAATACTACGAATACAGCTTGATGAAAGCGATTCGCATATTACTTCGCCAACAAAGTAGTGCCGCTAAATTtcctatttttgtgtgtgtttatggggcAGTAGAGCTAAAAGAGATCGCGTAGGGACAAAA is a genomic window containing:
- the LOC118761885 gene encoding uncharacterized protein LOC118761885 is translated as MNITSKPKYVVTTQSMQDITIQETSQIAQTITATSLTAKTEEFTYNSATSSQVSIILPSATEDQNQYTSAMTRRFELNNVQEKKSVVVRSRIECAAFALREKSTSLKYNEDSKICTIYDGSSGNNIQCQDNKWCYSNI